Proteins from a single region of Streptomyces griseiscabiei:
- a CDS encoding PspA/IM30 family protein, whose product MSGVMKRMGMIFRAKANKALDRAEDPRETLDYSYQKQLELLQKVRRGVADVATSRKRLELQLNQLQSQSSKLEDQGRKALALGREDLAREALSRRAALQQQVTDLETQHSTLQGEEEKLTLAAQRLQAKVDAFRTKKETIKATYTAAQAQTRIGEAFSGISEEMGDVGLAIQRAEDKTAQLQARAGAIDELLASGALDDPSGMHKDDIQAELDRLSGGTDVELELQRMKAELAGGPSAQQQAIEGGTGESAPQQQSQRQDTPRFDKQ is encoded by the coding sequence ATGAGCGGTGTCATGAAGCGTATGGGGATGATCTTCCGCGCGAAGGCGAACAAGGCCCTTGACCGGGCCGAGGACCCGCGCGAGACCCTTGATTACTCGTATCAGAAGCAGCTGGAGCTGCTCCAGAAGGTGCGCCGGGGCGTGGCCGACGTCGCCACCTCCCGCAAGCGCCTGGAGCTCCAGCTCAACCAGCTCCAGTCCCAGTCCTCGAAGCTGGAGGACCAGGGCCGCAAGGCGCTCGCGCTGGGCCGCGAGGACCTGGCCCGCGAGGCGCTCTCGCGCCGCGCCGCGCTCCAGCAGCAGGTGACGGACCTGGAGACGCAGCACTCCACCCTCCAGGGCGAGGAGGAGAAGCTCACCCTCGCCGCGCAGCGCCTGCAGGCCAAGGTCGACGCCTTCCGTACGAAGAAGGAGACGATCAAGGCCACGTACACCGCCGCCCAGGCCCAGACCCGGATCGGCGAGGCGTTCTCCGGCATCTCCGAGGAGATGGGCGACGTCGGTCTCGCCATCCAGCGCGCCGAGGACAAGACCGCGCAGCTCCAGGCCCGCGCCGGCGCCATCGACGAGCTGCTCGCCTCCGGTGCCCTCGACGACCCGTCCGGGATGCACAAGGACGACATCCAGGCCGAGCTGGACCGCCTCTCCGGCGGTACGGACGTCGAGCTGGAGCTCCAGCGCATGAAGGCCGAGCTGGCGGGCGGCCCGTCCGCGCAGCAGCAGGCCATCGAGGGCGGCACCGGTGAGTCGGCCCCGCAGCAGCAGTCCCAGCGGCAGGACACTCCGCGCTTCGACAAGCAGTAG
- a CDS encoding DUF3043 domain-containing protein, protein MPRHPVPLGFVFRSRAKSERESAAAKALVTDSKQTRDPQAPKGRPTPKRSEAQGQRRSVANTPTTRKEAAKRSRDERRSAMEKQRQALATGDERYLPARDKGPVRRFARDFVDSRFHIAEFFLPLAVIILVLSMVQVASLQNIALLLWLFVIVLIVVDSISLGFRLKKQLNERFPDANKKGAVAYALMRTLQMRRLRLPKPQVKRGERP, encoded by the coding sequence ATGCCCCGGCACCCCGTACCCTTGGGTTTTGTGTTCCGTAGCCGCGCCAAGAGCGAGAGGGAATCGGCCGCCGCCAAGGCGCTGGTGACCGACTCCAAGCAGACCCGTGACCCGCAGGCCCCCAAGGGTCGTCCCACTCCCAAGCGGAGTGAGGCCCAGGGGCAGCGCCGTAGCGTCGCCAACACGCCGACGACGCGCAAGGAGGCCGCCAAGCGCTCCCGCGACGAGCGCCGCTCCGCGATGGAGAAACAGCGTCAGGCGCTGGCCACCGGGGACGAGCGCTATCTGCCCGCCCGGGACAAGGGTCCCGTGCGCAGGTTCGCCCGCGACTTCGTGGACTCGCGCTTCCACATCGCGGAATTCTTCCTGCCGCTCGCCGTGATCATCCTGGTGCTGAGCATGGTGCAGGTCGCATCGCTGCAGAACATCGCGCTGCTGCTGTGGCTCTTCGTGATCGTGCTGATCGTGGTCGACTCGATCAGCCTGGGCTTCCGTCTGAAGAAGCAGCTGAACGAGCGCTTCCCCGACGCGAACAAGAAGGGCGCCGTCGCCTACGCCCTGATGCGCACGCTCCAGATGCGTCGCCTCCGGCTGCCGAAGCCGCAGGTCAAGCGCGGAGAGCGGCCCTGA
- a CDS encoding class I SAM-dependent methyltransferase encodes MSRQLDEQIAGRFPVGQRLRVLDVGMGQGTQALRLARAGHAVTGIEREARLIAVAREALAAEPEGIRGRMRIVEGDGRDTGVHFLPGSFDVVLCHGVLMYVEEPDALLAGLARMLAPGGLLSLLVRNGDALAMRAGLAGDWAGAVAAFDTTAYRNRLGLDVRADRLDALTDALGGIGAPLHAWYGVRVFTDLAADDAGVPEGADDLEALLSAEERAGRTDPYRQVAALLHLCGVRG; translated from the coding sequence GTGTCCCGTCAGCTCGACGAGCAGATAGCCGGCCGCTTCCCGGTCGGGCAGCGGCTGCGGGTGCTCGACGTGGGCATGGGGCAGGGCACCCAGGCCCTGCGGCTGGCCCGGGCCGGTCACGCGGTGACCGGGATCGAGCGTGAGGCGAGGCTGATCGCCGTGGCCCGGGAGGCGCTGGCCGCCGAGCCCGAGGGCATCCGGGGACGGATGCGGATCGTCGAGGGCGACGGCCGGGACACGGGGGTGCACTTCCTGCCCGGCAGTTTCGACGTGGTGCTCTGTCATGGGGTGCTGATGTACGTCGAGGAGCCCGACGCCCTGCTGGCGGGGCTGGCCCGGATGCTGGCGCCCGGAGGACTGCTGTCGCTGCTCGTGCGCAACGGCGACGCGCTCGCGATGCGGGCGGGGCTGGCCGGGGACTGGGCGGGGGCGGTCGCCGCGTTCGACACCACCGCGTACCGGAACCGGCTCGGGCTGGATGTACGGGCGGACCGGCTCGACGCGCTGACGGACGCGCTCGGGGGGATCGGGGCGCCGTTGCACGCCTGGTACGGGGTGCGGGTGTTCACCGATCTCGCCGCGGACGATGCGGGGGTGCCCGAGGGGGCGGACGATCTTGAGGCGCTCCTCTCGGCGGAGGAGCGGGCGGGGCGGACGGATCCGTATCGGCAGGTGGCGGCGTTGTTGCACCTGTGCGGGGTGCGGGGCTGA
- a CDS encoding bifunctional adenosylcobinamide kinase/adenosylcobinamide-phosphate guanylyltransferase encodes MELTLLGTGAPAGLPRPDCPCAACATALGDAARGATALLVDGTLLLDLTPGAALAAARAGHSLTGVRQVLLSHPHDGPPVEVPAGLPQPGRVPDGRELSLLTGHRVRALALDAPGTGYAVTGPGGQRLLYLPPGGALAGMEERAQPYDMVVLDVLGRPDALARLRAAGAVGPTTDVVAVHLDHDVPPDGELPRRLAAAGARAVPDGTTLAVGAYQDVPDVPRRTLVLGGARSGKSVEAERRLEAFPDVLYVATGGTRGGDGEWAERVAVHRERRPGTWRTAETCDLVPLLKDDEGAPLLIDCLSLWLTDAMDAVGAWDDAEWGGGGERALRARVAELTDTVRRTRRTVVAVSNEVGSGIVPATASGRRYRDELGRLNAAFADECEHVLLVVAGQALSLRG; translated from the coding sequence GTGGAACTGACATTGCTCGGCACCGGCGCCCCCGCGGGCCTGCCCCGCCCCGACTGTCCGTGCGCGGCGTGCGCGACCGCGCTCGGTGATGCCGCGCGCGGGGCGACCGCGCTGCTCGTGGACGGCACACTGCTGCTCGACCTCACTCCGGGCGCCGCCCTCGCCGCCGCGCGCGCCGGGCACTCGCTGACCGGTGTACGGCAGGTCCTGCTGTCGCATCCGCACGACGGGCCCCCCGTGGAGGTGCCGGCGGGGCTGCCGCAGCCGGGGCGGGTGCCGGACGGGCGGGAGCTGTCGCTGCTGACCGGGCACCGGGTGCGGGCGCTGGCCCTGGACGCGCCGGGCACCGGGTACGCGGTCACCGGCCCGGGCGGGCAGCGGCTGCTGTATCTGCCGCCGGGGGGCGCGCTCGCCGGAATGGAGGAGCGGGCGCAGCCGTACGACATGGTGGTCCTCGATGTGCTGGGGCGGCCGGACGCGCTGGCGCGGCTGCGGGCGGCGGGGGCCGTGGGGCCGACGACCGATGTGGTCGCGGTGCATCTCGACCACGATGTGCCGCCGGACGGCGAGTTGCCGCGCCGGCTCGCGGCGGCGGGCGCGCGCGCCGTGCCGGACGGGACGACGCTGGCGGTGGGCGCCTACCAGGACGTGCCCGACGTGCCGCGCCGCACGCTGGTGCTCGGCGGGGCGCGGTCCGGCAAGTCGGTGGAGGCCGAACGGCGGCTGGAGGCGTTCCCGGACGTGCTGTACGTGGCGACGGGCGGGACGCGGGGCGGGGACGGGGAGTGGGCCGAGCGGGTCGCCGTCCACCGGGAGCGGCGGCCGGGCACCTGGCGCACGGCCGAGACCTGTGACCTGGTGCCGCTGCTGAAGGACGACGAGGGGGCGCCGCTGCTCATCGACTGTCTGTCGCTGTGGCTGACCGACGCGATGGACGCGGTGGGCGCGTGGGACGACGCGGAGTGGGGCGGTGGTGGGGAGCGCGCGCTCCGGGCGCGTGTCGCCGAGCTGACCGACACCGTACGGCGCACGCGCCGCACGGTGGTCGCCGTCTCCAACGAGGTCGGCTCCGGCATCGTCCCCGCCACCGCCTCCGGCCGCCGCTACCGCGACGAACTCGGGCGCCTGAACGCGGCCTTCGCGGACGAGTGCGAGCACGTGCTGCTGGTGGTGGCGGGACAGGCCCTGTCGCTACGGGGCTGA
- a CDS encoding class I SAM-dependent methyltransferase, which produces MSPTPRPEPGPRTGEPGVDPFHEPRRTDCPWCGSRQLRTRVRAPGGRRRTPGTFVVEECRECAHAFQNPPPTTDGLLLRHHQHAAEDDSGPSPVGRGRRRHLRGAARALLPYPEPESWLDVGTGHGHFPEAAREIHPYTSFDGLDPTPRVERAWEAGRVEEAHRGLLTDPDITARLRARYDVVSMFHHLEHTTDPRAELRAARAVLRPGGHLLLEVPDPARPLGVLPGGRRRHWRPSDRPRPLHLMPLHNLLAELESLGYEVLSRRACAPLPPRAHRIIARRLPHPAAPDSSSSAP; this is translated from the coding sequence ATGTCCCCCACCCCGCGGCCGGAGCCCGGCCCCCGCACCGGAGAACCGGGAGTCGACCCCTTCCACGAACCGCGCCGCACCGACTGCCCGTGGTGCGGCTCGCGGCAGTTGCGTACGCGGGTGCGCGCGCCGGGAGGGAGACGGCGCACACCCGGCACGTTCGTGGTGGAGGAGTGCCGGGAGTGCGCGCACGCCTTCCAGAACCCCCCGCCCACGACGGACGGCCTCCTGCTCCGCCACCACCAGCACGCCGCCGAGGACGACTCGGGCCCGAGCCCCGTCGGGCGAGGCCGCCGCCGGCATCTCCGGGGCGCGGCCCGCGCCCTGCTGCCGTACCCCGAACCGGAGAGCTGGCTCGACGTCGGCACCGGCCACGGCCACTTCCCGGAGGCCGCGCGCGAGATCCACCCGTACACCTCCTTCGACGGCCTCGACCCGACACCGCGCGTCGAACGGGCCTGGGAGGCGGGACGGGTGGAGGAGGCGCACCGGGGCCTGCTCACCGACCCGGACATCACCGCGCGGCTGCGCGCCCGCTACGACGTGGTCAGCATGTTCCACCACCTCGAACACACCACCGACCCCCGTGCGGAACTCCGCGCCGCCCGCGCGGTCCTGCGCCCCGGCGGCCATCTCCTTCTCGAAGTCCCGGACCCGGCCCGTCCGTTGGGTGTGCTGCCCGGCGGACGACGGCGGCACTGGAGGCCGTCCGACCGCCCGCGCCCCCTCCACCTGATGCCCCTGCACAATCTGCTCGCCGAGCTGGAGTCCCTGGGCTACGAAGTGCTGTCCCGCCGCGCCTGCGCTCCCCTTCCGCCCCGCGCGCACCGCATCATCGCGCGCCGCCTCCCGCACCCGGCCGCCCCCGACTCCTCGTCCTCAGCCCCGTAG
- the cobT gene encoding nicotinate-nucleotide--dimethylbenzimidazole phosphoribosyltransferase, whose protein sequence is MSSLNLDDFTDLIERPDGGVRRDAEARRERQIVPAGALGRLDELGEWLAAAQSAVPVRPVRQARVLLFAGDHGIAELGVSARAAGTADQLVRGVLDGSSPVAVLARQLDVPVRVVDLALDCDPEALPAEVVRRRVRRGSGRIDVEDALTAEEAEAAFRVGVALADEEADSGTDLVVLGDVSVGGTTAAAVLVAGLCGTDASVVTGRGGRAIDDLAWMRKCAAVRDSLRRARPVLGDQLQLLATVGGADLAAMTGFLLQSAVRKTPVILDGVVSAACALVAQRVAFRAPDWWLAGQSSGEPAQAKALDRMAIEPLLDHGVKVGEGAGALLALPLVRAASALAAELPEREAPPAEPVKETGEKHPAEEYDAT, encoded by the coding sequence ATGAGCTCGCTTAATCTCGACGACTTCACCGATCTGATCGAGCGCCCCGACGGTGGGGTGCGCCGCGACGCCGAGGCGCGGCGGGAGAGGCAGATCGTGCCGGCCGGGGCGCTGGGCCGCCTCGACGAACTGGGTGAGTGGCTGGCGGCGGCGCAGTCGGCCGTGCCGGTGCGGCCCGTCCGCCAGGCCCGGGTGCTGCTGTTCGCGGGCGACCACGGGATCGCCGAACTCGGCGTCTCCGCGCGGGCCGCGGGCACCGCGGACCAGTTGGTGCGGGGCGTCCTCGACGGCAGCAGCCCGGTGGCGGTGCTGGCCCGGCAGCTCGACGTCCCCGTACGCGTGGTGGATCTCGCGCTCGACTGCGACCCCGAGGCGCTGCCCGCCGAGGTCGTGCGGCGCCGGGTGCGGCGCGGGTCGGGACGGATCGATGTCGAGGACGCGCTGACGGCGGAGGAGGCGGAGGCCGCGTTCCGGGTGGGCGTCGCCCTCGCGGACGAGGAGGCGGACTCCGGGACCGATCTCGTCGTCCTCGGCGATGTGAGCGTCGGCGGGACGACGGCGGCGGCGGTGCTCGTGGCCGGGCTGTGCGGGACCGACGCGTCCGTGGTCACGGGTCGCGGCGGGCGGGCGATCGACGATCTGGCGTGGATGCGCAAGTGCGCGGCCGTACGGGACTCGCTGCGGCGGGCCCGGCCGGTCCTCGGGGACCAGTTGCAGCTGCTGGCGACCGTGGGCGGGGCGGATCTCGCCGCCATGACCGGGTTCCTGCTGCAGAGCGCGGTGCGCAAGACGCCGGTGATCCTGGACGGTGTGGTGTCGGCAGCGTGTGCGCTGGTCGCCCAGCGGGTCGCGTTCCGCGCGCCGGACTGGTGGCTGGCCGGGCAGAGCAGCGGGGAGCCGGCGCAGGCCAAGGCGCTCGACCGGATGGCCATCGAGCCGCTGCTCGACCACGGGGTGAAGGTCGGCGAGGGCGCGGGCGCGCTGCTGGCGCTCCCGCTGGTGCGGGCGGCCTCGGCGCTGGCGGCGGAGCTGCCCGAGCGGGAGGCTCCGCCGGCGGAGCCGGTGAAGGAGACCGGGGAGAAGCATCCCGCCGAGGAGTACGACGCGACGTAG
- a CDS encoding phosphatidylglycerol lysyltransferase domain-containing protein: MGNVRSRRAAGFAVWYLRVVAFVNVLGAVWVSLGQDLRRHNTEDYFTPYLLTAGFATGVFTTFLAITMRRRKRAAWILNLVLGGFFLLLFLFAMAFDEIRQHAQNWVSTALTAAFVVALLLGRREFYAKGDRSNPRLATAVALGGLLVCSLFAALLVTVTNEADDAHRSSFWDRWGYGALRLVSVAADDSGFVGITTPTWVNVIINMLSTLLVLAVFYAAFRSRRAVDPLTEDDEARLRALLERNGDRDSLGYFALRREKSVVWSPTGKAGVVHRVLGGVSLASGDPIGDPEAWPGAIEPWLAEARAHGWIPAVMGASEEAGTVYARHGLDALELGDEAIVETAEFTLDGRAMRTVRQAYNRVKRAGYTVRIRRHADIPENEMAHLLRRADDWRDGETERGFSMALGRLGDPGDGQCVMLECADGDGESRALLSFVPWGPRGLSLDLMRRDRDAENGLMEFMVIELLQRAGEIGITQVSLNFAMFRSVFERGGRLGAGPVLRLWRSLLSFFSRWWQIESLYRANAKYRPIWEPRFLLFEKSADLPRIAIASARAEGFLEAPGLPRWLRRRHLEPHG; the protein is encoded by the coding sequence ATGGGAAATGTCCGGTCCCGGCGGGCCGCCGGCTTCGCCGTCTGGTATCTGCGGGTCGTCGCGTTCGTCAATGTCCTCGGGGCCGTGTGGGTGTCGCTGGGCCAGGATCTGCGGCGGCACAACACGGAGGACTACTTCACCCCGTATCTGCTGACGGCAGGATTCGCGACGGGCGTGTTCACGACGTTCCTGGCGATCACGATGCGGCGCCGGAAGCGGGCGGCGTGGATTCTGAACCTGGTGCTGGGCGGGTTCTTCCTGCTGCTGTTCCTGTTCGCGATGGCGTTCGACGAGATCCGGCAGCACGCGCAGAACTGGGTGTCCACCGCGCTGACCGCCGCCTTCGTGGTCGCGCTGCTGCTGGGGCGGCGGGAGTTCTACGCCAAGGGCGACCGGTCCAACCCCCGGCTCGCCACCGCCGTCGCGCTCGGCGGCCTGCTCGTCTGCTCCCTGTTCGCCGCACTCCTCGTCACGGTCACCAACGAGGCCGACGACGCGCACCGCTCGTCGTTCTGGGACCGCTGGGGGTACGGCGCCCTGCGGCTGGTCTCGGTCGCCGCAGACGACTCCGGCTTCGTCGGGATCACCACGCCCACCTGGGTGAACGTCATCATCAACATGCTCAGCACCCTGCTGGTCCTCGCCGTGTTCTACGCGGCCTTCCGCTCCCGGCGCGCCGTCGACCCGCTCACCGAGGACGACGAGGCGCGGCTGCGGGCGCTGCTGGAGCGCAACGGCGACCGGGACTCCCTCGGCTACTTCGCGCTGCGGCGGGAGAAGAGCGTCGTGTGGTCGCCCACGGGCAAGGCCGGGGTCGTCCACCGCGTGCTGGGCGGGGTCTCGCTCGCCTCCGGCGATCCGATCGGCGATCCCGAGGCCTGGCCCGGCGCCATCGAGCCCTGGCTCGCCGAGGCGCGGGCGCACGGCTGGATCCCGGCGGTGATGGGGGCGAGCGAGGAGGCGGGCACCGTGTACGCGCGGCACGGGCTGGACGCGCTGGAACTGGGCGACGAGGCGATCGTCGAGACCGCCGAGTTCACGCTCGACGGACGGGCCATGCGGACCGTCCGGCAGGCCTACAACCGGGTGAAGCGGGCCGGGTACACCGTCCGGATCCGGCGTCATGCCGACATCCCGGAAAACGAGATGGCGCATCTCCTGCGCCGGGCCGACGACTGGCGGGACGGGGAGACCGAGCGCGGGTTCAGCATGGCCCTCGGGCGGCTCGGCGACCCCGGCGACGGGCAGTGCGTGATGCTCGAATGCGCCGACGGCGACGGGGAGTCGCGGGCGCTGCTGTCCTTCGTGCCCTGGGGGCCGCGCGGGCTCTCGCTCGACCTCATGCGGCGGGACCGCGACGCGGAGAACGGGCTGATGGAGTTCATGGTGATCGAACTCCTCCAGCGGGCCGGGGAGATCGGGATCACGCAGGTCTCGCTCAACTTCGCCATGTTCCGCTCGGTCTTCGAACGTGGCGGGCGCCTCGGCGCCGGGCCGGTACTGCGGCTGTGGCGGTCGCTGCTCAGCTTCTTCTCGCGCTGGTGGCAGATCGAGTCGCTGTACCGGGCCAACGCCAAGTACCGGCCCATCTGGGAGCCGCGGTTCCTGCTCTTCGAGAAGAGCGCGGATCTGCCGCGCATCGCCATCGCCTCGGCCCGCGCGGAGGGCTTCCTGGAGGCACCGGGACTGCCGAGGTGGCTGCGCCGCAGACACCTGGAGCCGCACGGATGA
- a CDS encoding adenosylcobinamide-GDP ribazoletransferase: MSTTPDPAPPATATAADGLRFAFGTLTVLPVTVRRWDRDAARAGMLCAPLAGLVVGLASAALGGLLLLLGAGPLLAAVASVAVPAALTRGLHLDGLADTADGLGSGRPAEDALRIMKQSDIGPFGVVTLVLVLLAQVAALTEAYGESWALGALAAAVSATTARLALTLAARAGVPAARPEGLGAAVAGVVPVRGALLATVAVGGAAAGAGALFGPYDLARTVLAVVLGCGAAELLLRHCVRRFGGVTGDVFGGLAETAATAALVVLTFG; the protein is encoded by the coding sequence GTGTCCACGACCCCCGATCCCGCTCCCCCGGCCACGGCCACCGCCGCCGACGGTCTGCGCTTCGCGTTCGGCACCCTCACCGTGCTGCCGGTGACCGTGCGCCGCTGGGACCGCGACGCGGCGCGCGCCGGGATGCTGTGCGCGCCCCTCGCCGGGCTGGTCGTCGGCCTGGCCTCGGCGGCGCTCGGCGGGCTGCTGCTGCTCCTGGGCGCCGGACCGCTGCTCGCCGCCGTGGCCTCCGTCGCCGTACCGGCGGCGCTCACCCGGGGCCTGCATCTGGACGGGCTCGCCGACACCGCCGACGGCCTCGGCAGCGGCAGGCCCGCCGAGGACGCCCTGCGGATCATGAAGCAGTCGGACATCGGACCGTTCGGGGTCGTCACCCTCGTGCTGGTGCTCCTGGCCCAGGTCGCCGCGCTCACCGAGGCGTACGGCGAGTCCTGGGCGCTGGGCGCCCTCGCGGCGGCCGTCTCGGCGACCACCGCCCGGCTGGCCCTGACCCTGGCCGCGCGCGCCGGCGTGCCCGCCGCCCGGCCGGAGGGGCTGGGGGCGGCGGTGGCGGGGGTGGTCCCGGTCCGGGGCGCGCTGCTCGCGACCGTCGCGGTCGGGGGCGCGGCGGCGGGCGCGGGGGCGCTCTTCGGACCGTACGACCTCGCCCGTACGGTCCTCGCGGTCGTCCTCGGCTGCGGTGCCGCCGAACTCCTGCTGCGCCACTGCGTACGGCGGTTCGGCGGTGTCACCGGTGATGTCTTCGGCGGCCTGGCGGAGACGGCGGCGACGGCGGCGCTGGTGGTCCTCACCTTCGGCTGA
- a CDS encoding endo alpha-1,4 polygalactosaminidase, with the protein MSRAPARSALLTLLLLVAGCTTAPDDEPGTGGGRGGGTRWRPEPGTAWQWQLSGRLDTSVDVPVYDIDGFDHSAGTVAGLHDDGRKVICYLSTGAWEDWRPDADDFPKSVIGESNGWEGEYWLDIRETEVLEPLMAARIDMCAEKGFDAVEPDNMDGYRNRTGFPLKAADQLRYNRLVARLAHDRGLAVGLKNDLDQIPELVDDFDFAVNEQCAQYDECEDLTPFIEAGKAVFHVEYELPTGDFCPEARRLELSSLLKKWELGVWRKAC; encoded by the coding sequence ATGAGCCGCGCCCCCGCCCGCAGCGCCCTGTTGACCCTGCTCCTGCTCGTTGCGGGGTGCACGACCGCGCCCGACGACGAGCCGGGCACCGGAGGCGGGAGGGGCGGGGGCACCCGTTGGCGGCCCGAGCCCGGCACCGCGTGGCAGTGGCAGCTCAGCGGGCGCCTGGACACCTCCGTCGACGTCCCCGTCTACGACATCGACGGCTTCGACCACTCCGCCGGCACGGTCGCCGGCCTGCACGACGACGGCCGCAAGGTCATCTGCTACCTCTCCACCGGCGCCTGGGAGGACTGGCGCCCGGACGCCGACGACTTCCCGAAGTCGGTGATAGGCGAGAGCAACGGCTGGGAGGGCGAGTACTGGCTCGACATCCGCGAGACCGAGGTCCTCGAACCCCTGATGGCCGCCCGCATCGACATGTGCGCGGAGAAGGGCTTCGACGCCGTCGAGCCCGACAACATGGACGGCTACCGCAACAGGACCGGGTTCCCCCTCAAGGCAGCCGACCAGCTCCGTTACAACCGCCTCGTCGCCCGCCTCGCCCACGACCGGGGCCTCGCGGTCGGCTTGAAGAACGACCTCGACCAGATCCCCGAACTCGTCGACGACTTCGACTTCGCGGTCAACGAACAGTGCGCCCAGTACGACGAGTGCGAGGACCTCACCCCGTTCATCGAGGCGGGCAAGGCCGTCTTCCACGTCGAGTACGAGCTGCCGACCGGCGACTTCTGCCCCGAGGCCCGGCGCCTGGAACTCAGCTCGCTGCTGAAGAAGTGGGAGCTGGGGGTGTGGCGGAAGGCCTGCTGA
- a CDS encoding spherulation-specific family 4 protein produces the protein MSTPAPLRPSLLVPYYEHPRDRPAEWDALVAAAPLLYGVVLNPASGPGDAPDPAFLRVAGRLRTAGVRLLGYADTGYGRRPVAEVVRELARYHAWYGTDGTFLDQVAAELGGFDYYRRLAAAVWGAGAATLALNHGTPPHPAYARIADLVVTFEGTWETYRDQPPEPWPGGTRGLGARVCHLVHGVPPDIDVGALARARGASVHCAVPGVGDHPWGTLPHSLEPTR, from the coding sequence ATGAGCACACCGGCCCCCCTCCGCCCCTCCCTGCTGGTCCCCTACTACGAGCACCCCCGCGACCGCCCCGCCGAATGGGACGCCCTCGTCGCCGCCGCGCCCCTTCTGTACGGCGTCGTCCTCAACCCGGCCTCCGGTCCGGGCGACGCCCCCGACCCGGCGTTCCTCCGGGTCGCGGGCCGGCTGCGGACGGCCGGCGTACGGCTCCTCGGCTACGCCGACACCGGCTACGGCCGCCGGCCCGTCGCGGAGGTCGTCCGCGAACTGGCCCGCTACCACGCCTGGTACGGCACCGACGGCACGTTTCTCGACCAAGTGGCCGCCGAACTCGGCGGGTTCGACTACTACCGGCGGCTGGCGGCGGCCGTCTGGGGCGCGGGCGCCGCCACCCTCGCCCTCAACCACGGCACCCCGCCGCACCCCGCGTACGCCAGGATCGCCGACCTCGTCGTCACCTTCGAGGGCACCTGGGAGACGTACCGGGACCAGCCGCCCGAGCCCTGGCCCGGCGGCACCCGCGGCCTCGGCGCGCGGGTCTGCCATCTGGTGCACGGGGTGCCGCCGGACATCGACGTCGGCGCCCTGGCCCGGGCCCGGGGCGCCTCCGTGCACTGCGCGGTACCCGGCGTGGGGGATCATCCCTGGGGTACGTTGCCGCACTCCCTGGAGCCCACCCGATGA